The nucleotide sequence CCACTGCAGAGACAGCAAAGAGTGTTGCAGGCTTCCAGAATCCATACGTAGCTATGCTGAGCTTCTCAACAAAGGGCTCTGCACAGGATGCTAAGGACCGTGAGACTGGTAAGAGTGTTTATATCATTGATAAGGTAGTTGAGGCTACAAAGATTGCCAAGGAGAAGTTCCCTGAACTGAAGGTTGATGGCGAGTTGCAAGCTGATGCTGCATTGGTTCCAGCCGTTGCAGCTAAGAAGGCACCAGGTTCTAACATCGCAGGTAAGGCAAACGTGCTTGTTGTTCCTAACCTTGAGGTAGGCAACATTGGCTATAAACTGATTGAGCGACTCGGTGGTGCAAAGGCTATCGGTCCAATCCTTCAAGGTATTGCACGTCCTGTAAACGACCTCTCTCGTGGTTGCTGCGTTGACGACATCTATTATATGGTTGCCATTACAGCGTGTCAAGCACAAGATGCTAAGAAACATTTGTAGAATCAGAAATGATGATTTAGGAGTTCTAACAGTGTCTTAGAAATTCTTAAAGATGATGAAGCCCTAATTAAGTAACACCTATATCATCCTTCTAAAATAATAATTCTTTATATGAAGATATTAGTTTTAAACTGCGGTAGTAGTTCCATTAAGTACAAGTTGTACGATATGGCAGATGAGTCAGTGTTGGCTCAGGGTGGTGTTGAGCGCATCGGACTCGATGAGGCATTCATCAAAGTGAAACTTGACAATGGTGAGAAGAGACAGATTATGGCTGACCTTCCTACCCACAAGGAAGGTGTAGCACTCGTATTCAAGGTGCTTCTCGACCCAGAAATTGGTGCATTGAAGAGCCTTGACGAGATTGATGCCGTTGGTCACCGTATCGTGCAAGGTGGCGACCTCTTTGAGAAAAGCTGCATCGTGACGAAGAAGGTAGAAGAAGGCATTGAGAGTCTTATCGACCTTGCACCTGTTCATAATGCTGGCCACCTGCGTGGTTTGCGTGCTGTTGATGCTCTGATGCCTAACACTCCACAGGTAACAGTGTTTGACAATGCGTTCCATAGCACAATGCCTGACTACGCTTATCTCTACGCCGTACCTTACGATTTCTATAAGAAGTACCACGTTCGCCGCTATGGTTTCCACGGAACAAGTCATCGTTACGTGTCACATCGTGTCTGCGAGATGCTTGGCGTTGACATTAAGACACAGAAAATCATCACTTGTCACATTGGTAACGGTGCATCAATGGCTGCCATTAAGAATGGTAAGGTTATCGATACCTCTATGGGACTGACTCCATTAGCAGGATTGATGATGGGCTCACGTTCTGGTGATATTGACCCTTCTGCCGTTACTTACTTGATGGAGAAACTCGGAAAGAAGCCACAAGAGATGGCAGACTTCCTTAACAAGGAGTCTGGAGTACTTGGTATTACAGGTATCAGCTCTGACATGCGCGACATTGAGAACGCTGACAACGCAGGTGATAAGATGGCTCATTTAGCACTGGAGATGTACACCTATCGTATTAAGAAGTACATTGGTGCTTACGCTGCAGCAATGAATGGTGTTGACATCATCGTTTGGACAGCCGGTGTTGGTGAGAATCAGACAGGTCTTCGTTGGGATGCTTGCAAGGATATGGATTATCTCGGCATAAAACTCGACAAGGAACGCAATATGTGTCGTGGTGTTGAGCAAGTTCTCTCTACCGATGACTCAAAGGTTAAGGTTGTGCTTGTTCCAACTGACGAGGAGATTGTTATTGCACGTGACACAGAAGAACTTGTTAAGAACTTGAAGAAGTAATAAAACAGATATAGGTGTTATAGGCTATTTTATATTATCATAAAATACCTAATAACGCCTATAATTGTATGCTAACGTAGGGAACTGGCAATAAAACCTCCTAAAAATGCGAAAGGTAGTTGTCTCACGACAACCACCTTTCTTTTGACTAAACTTAATCTACAAACCTGAGTTTTAATTTTATATTATGAATGCCTTAATTTACACTTTGGGCTAAAGCCTCTATTATCTTATCTCGGTAATGAATGATAATCCATTCCTCTTAAAGACAATGCAAAGTTACACTTTTGTTTCGTAACCTCCAAATTCTTTTGCGAAAATTTACTCTTTATACAGAAAAAAGGTTGTTTTATCTTTACAAATAGAATATTTTTACATTTCTTAAGGCTTACTTTCACCTTCTACATACTCTTCAAGGAACATGTGTTCACCATCGAAAACGGCATAAGTAAACTGCCATATCCAATCACCAAGAATCAACAAACGGACTTTTCGCGATAAAGTGAGGTCGAGTTCTATATGCCGATGCCCGTAAATAAAGAAGTCGATATCCTTATGCGTTAACATATACTTTTTCGTATACTGTATCAGATACTCCTTATCTTCGCCCAAATAGGGAACCTCCTTCCCATCGGCACGCTTCAATCTACTCCTTTTCGCCCAATTCAAACCTAACTGCATTCCCCACCAAGGATGAAAGAAGTTGAGCAATCGTTGGCAGAATGAATTATGAAACACCTTACGGAGGAAACGATACTTTGGGTCAGGATCACCTAATCCGTCACCATGCGCAAGATAAAAAACCTTATCGTATATCTCAGTAGTTATCGGTTTGCGATGAAGGATAACACCACATTCCTGTTCCAAATAGCCATAAGTCCAGAGATCATGATTTCCTGTAAAGAAATGAACCTCCACTCCCATATCCGTCAATTCAGATATCTTGCCAAGGAAACGAGTAAACCCTTTAGGAACAACATACTTATATTCGTTCCAGAAGTCGAACATATCGCCTAACAAATAGACTGCGGCAGCCTTGTGCTTAATGCTATCCAAGAAGCGTACAAGGCGGCGTTCGTGTGTGCGACGGTGCTCTATAGCGAGTGATCCGAGGTGTGCATCGGAAAGAAAATAGATATTCTTCATATCATTGGTTGTGAGTGAAGTGTGTAAAAGGGACGATGGTTTCATTCGTTATTCTAAGGCTGTGCCTCAGAAGGGGGAACATAATTGCAAAGACTGGACAGACCTATCCTAACAAGGGCGAGTCAAGCAAGCTTACTCAAAGCCTAACTCAACACGTGCTTCTTCTGTCATCATGCTTTGATCCCAGACTGGTTCAAAAACGAGGTTGATGTTTGCTGTCTTGACTCCTTCCACGCTTTCGACCTTTGTACGTACGTCTTCAAGG is from Prevotella melaninogenica and encodes:
- a CDS encoding acetate kinase, which gives rise to MKILVLNCGSSSIKYKLYDMADESVLAQGGVERIGLDEAFIKVKLDNGEKRQIMADLPTHKEGVALVFKVLLDPEIGALKSLDEIDAVGHRIVQGGDLFEKSCIVTKKVEEGIESLIDLAPVHNAGHLRGLRAVDALMPNTPQVTVFDNAFHSTMPDYAYLYAVPYDFYKKYHVRRYGFHGTSHRYVSHRVCEMLGVDIKTQKIITCHIGNGASMAAIKNGKVIDTSMGLTPLAGLMMGSRSGDIDPSAVTYLMEKLGKKPQEMADFLNKESGVLGITGISSDMRDIENADNAGDKMAHLALEMYTYRIKKYIGAYAAAMNGVDIIVWTAGVGENQTGLRWDACKDMDYLGIKLDKERNMCRGVEQVLSTDDSKVKVVLVPTDEEIVIARDTEELVKNLKK
- a CDS encoding UDP-2,3-diacylglucosamine diphosphatase; the protein is MKNIYFLSDAHLGSLAIEHRRTHERRLVRFLDSIKHKAAAVYLLGDMFDFWNEYKYVVPKGFTRFLGKISELTDMGVEVHFFTGNHDLWTYGYLEQECGVILHRKPITTEIYDKVFYLAHGDGLGDPDPKYRFLRKVFHNSFCQRLLNFFHPWWGMQLGLNWAKRSRLKRADGKEVPYLGEDKEYLIQYTKKYMLTHKDIDFFIYGHRHIELDLTLSRKVRLLILGDWIWQFTYAVFDGEHMFLEEYVEGESKP